In Peromyscus eremicus chromosome X, PerEre_H2_v1, whole genome shotgun sequence, the sequence tagggaggcagggagggcacGGGAAAATGAGATTGGAGAAGTGGAGGAGGCTGCGGGACAAGCCCCACAAAACTAGAAATGCCTCCAGTTCCTCAGCCAGTTTCTAGCCCTAAGGAGGTGTTGGCAAAATGCCTCAGTTAGGGATGGTTTGAGAGCCTGGGCTGAAGCTCAAAAAAGAAGGCTTCTGTATGGGTCCCACTCTTCCCCTGCTGTTGGCCCCAGTATGGTGATCATGACTTTCCCCCTGGCTATCacctactggcttgcttcacatgaCACAGTAGGGTTCCCTGGGAGCTGGGGCACCTCCTGTGCCCCAGCAAGGGGCATGAGTCCTCAGGCACTTCTTGAGGTCCTTGTTAAGCAGGAAGCAGACGATTGGGTTGACGGCAGCCTGGGCGAAGCTCATCCAAACAGCAGTGGCCAGGTAGCGGTGGGGCACAGCGCAGGCTTTCACAAACACTCGCCAGTAGCAGGCCACGATGTATGGTGaccagaggagcaggaagagcagTGTAATCGCGTAGAACATTCGGCCCAGCTGCTTTTCACCCTTGACCTCGTCCATGCCCAGTAGCCGCCGGCTAGCTGCATGCCCATTCTGCCGGATACCCAGCAGAGTTGGTGGCATGGGCCCACGGCCAAAGCCAGCGATCCAGTTGGCAGCAGCCTGGCCGGTAGCCCCAGGGCCATGGAATGTCCAGTTTTGGCTGATGGCTGGCACCATCTGCACTGGCTTCATCTTGCGGTGACGATACTCGAAGAGTAGCAGCTTGCCATAGACAGCATGTGTGGCTGCCATGAGCACAGCCAACATAAGCATAAAGCCCAGTGTGTCATTTGCTTTGAAGTAGCGATGCTCAAAGATGCACTGGTCTTCCT encodes:
- the Gpr173 gene encoding probable G-protein coupled receptor 173 — protein: MANTTGEPEEVSGALSLPSASAYVKLVLLGLIMCVSLAGNAILSLLVLKERALHKAPYYFLLDLCLADGIRSAICFPFVLASVRHGSSWTFSALSCKIVAFMAVLFCFHAAFMLFCISVTRYMAIAHHRFYAKRMTLWTCAAVICMAWTLSVAMAFPPVFDVGTYKFIREEDQCIFEHRYFKANDTLGFMLMLAVLMAATHAVYGKLLLFEYRHRKMKPVQMVPAISQNWTFHGPGATGQAAANWIAGFGRGPMPPTLLGIRQNGHAASRRLLGMDEVKGEKQLGRMFYAITLLFLLLWSPYIVACYWRVFVKACAVPHRYLATAVWMSFAQAAVNPIVCFLLNKDLKKCLRTHAPCWGTGGAPAPREPYCVM